From a single Lactococcus carnosus genomic region:
- the rimI gene encoding ribosomal protein S18-alanine N-acetyltransferase: MTDDDKAIAQAIHGILREAYLHVPWTLDQTFSDMCRKDTVYYLASDDQNQVVGFLATTSVMDEIEITNLAVAKAYQSQGVASLLLKQLLSHDGTFFLEVRASNQTARHLYEKNGFDPYFIRQDYYQNPKENAILMKREP; this comes from the coding sequence ATGACAGATGATGATAAAGCGATTGCACAGGCAATTCATGGCATCCTAAGAGAAGCTTATTTACATGTGCCCTGGACACTAGATCAGACTTTTTCTGATATGTGCCGCAAAGATACGGTCTATTATCTGGCAAGCGATGACCAGAATCAGGTAGTTGGGTTTCTAGCGACGACTAGCGTAATGGATGAAATCGAAATTACTAATCTTGCTGTTGCTAAAGCCTATCAAAGTCAAGGTGTAGCAAGTTTGTTGTTAAAGCAGTTGCTCAGTCATGATGGGACCTTTTTTTTGGAAGTTAGGGCATCTAATCAAACAGCAAGACATTTATACGAAAAAAATGGATTTGATCCGTATTTTATCAGGCAAGATTATTATCAAAATCCAAAAGAAAATGCAATTTTAATGAAAAGAGAGCCATGA
- the rimI gene encoding ribosomal protein S18-alanine N-acetyltransferase: MMKQLMQTISKKFEYHQFRKYRAFDDFEVDTVIDQARYRISEREDIVSFLTIERDVYGGETPWTFSHFEHEIMSNDKAIFLTAEAGGRIVGFIGARIVPERQSVHLSNLAVLSTFQNQGIGSNLVSIMANLMQQLGVARLTLEVMRDNTSAQAMYRKLGFETKEILPEYYENKSDGLWMAKELKDMRK; encoded by the coding sequence ATGATGAAGCAACTGATGCAAACTATATCAAAAAAATTTGAGTACCACCAATTTCGAAAGTATCGCGCTTTTGATGATTTCGAAGTAGATACTGTTATCGATCAGGCCCGCTATCGTATTTCAGAACGTGAAGATATCGTCAGTTTTTTGACAATCGAGCGGGATGTTTATGGCGGTGAAACGCCTTGGACTTTTTCGCATTTTGAGCACGAAATCATGAGCAATGATAAAGCAATCTTTCTAACAGCAGAAGCAGGTGGTAGAATCGTTGGCTTTATCGGCGCACGTATTGTACCTGAGAGACAGTCAGTACATCTTTCTAATCTAGCTGTTTTATCTACTTTTCAAAATCAAGGTATTGGGTCAAATCTTGTCAGCATCATGGCAAATTTGATGCAACAACTTGGTGTTGCACGATTAACACTAGAAGTAATGCGAGACAATACATCTGCCCAAGCCATGTATCGCAAGTTAGGATTTGAAACTAAAGAAATTCTACCTGAATACTATGAAAATAAATCAGATGGTTTATGGATGGCCAAGGAACTCAAGGATATGAGGAAATAG
- a CDS encoding DNA/RNA non-specific endonuclease, with protein MKKSDEKKLIKATEKVFKGLTKTQQLIAVLIVAVGLGTYYFVSQSTQEQPARQEKRITATDVAEFLELKWDDSDKYYTEINGGKSTFSDADLKQNTTSDYWIAFSKLDQLNRANQANARLSYTQYMKIKKMKRPRIPNNPVGWYYKGRSNNQDILFNNTPLTLYNRSHLIAWMFSGDVGSPKNLVTGTRAMNSPGMQDFETKISDVLYRDKLHVRYQVTPIYQDNELLPRGMHMMAKSVEDDGKACDINVYVFNIQPNYQIDYTTGVGQRLK; from the coding sequence TTGAAGAAATCAGATGAGAAAAAATTGATTAAGGCAACAGAAAAAGTTTTTAAAGGCTTAACGAAAACCCAGCAACTCATTGCTGTTCTCATCGTAGCGGTTGGGCTTGGTACCTATTACTTTGTATCACAATCGACGCAGGAACAGCCAGCACGACAAGAGAAACGCATCACGGCAACTGATGTTGCTGAATTTCTTGAGTTGAAGTGGGATGACTCGGATAAGTATTATACGGAGATCAATGGTGGGAAGTCAACATTTTCAGATGCTGATTTAAAGCAAAATACCACATCAGATTACTGGATAGCATTTTCAAAATTGGATCAGCTAAATAGAGCAAATCAGGCTAATGCCCGTCTCAGTTATACCCAGTATATGAAGATTAAAAAAATGAAGCGACCCAGGATTCCAAATAATCCCGTTGGCTGGTATTATAAGGGGCGCTCAAATAATCAGGATATCTTGTTTAATAACACACCCCTGACCTTATATAATCGGAGCCATCTCATCGCTTGGATGTTTTCTGGTGATGTCGGTAGTCCTAAAAATTTAGTAACTGGTACTCGGGCCATGAATTCGCCTGGCATGCAGGACTTCGAAACAAAGATTTCAGATGTCTTGTATCGGGATAAGTTGCATGTCCGCTACCAAGTTACGCCAATCTATCAAGATAATGAGTTATTACCACGGGGTATGCACATGATGGCAAAGTCTGTTGAAGATGATGGTAAAGCATGTGATATCAATGTTTACGTGTTTAATATTCAGCCCAATTATCAGATCGACTACACGACAGGTGTCGGTCAAAGGCTGAAGTAA
- the rnjA gene encoding ribonuclease J1, producing the protein MSDNSYTNLAINPDEVAVFAIGGLGEIGKNTYGVEYQDEIIIVDAGIKFPEDDLLGVDYVIPDYSYIVENQDRIKGVFITHGHEDHIGGIPFLLKQANVPIYAGPLSLALIRGKLEEHGLLRDAKLFEIQPDDVIAFKHLKLSFFRTTHSIPEPIAMVVDTPQGKIVATGDFKFDFTPVGEPADLHRMAALGDEGVLLLLSDSTNAEIPTFSHSEKVVGASIQKIFERIEGRIIFASFASNIFRLQQAVEAAVKTGRKIVVFGRSMEKAIVNGIELGYIKAPKDTFIEPGEVNQFQPHELLIMCTGSQGEPMAALSRISNGMHRFVTLQMGDTVVFSSNAIPGNTHGVNQLINRISEAGAKVIYGKMNNVHTSGHGGQQEQKLMLRLIKPKYFMPVHGEYRMLKIHSGLAQDTGVLKENCFIFENGDVLALTADSARPAGHFNAQDTYVDGNGIGDIGNAVLRDRHELSEDGVVLAVATVDFKSKMILAGPDMLSRGFIYMRESGDLIRSGQRVLFNAIRKAMNAENANEASVSRAMTEAIKPFFYRELEREPIIIPMILTPDKK; encoded by the coding sequence ATGAGCGATAATAGCTACACCAATTTAGCCATAAACCCCGATGAAGTGGCAGTCTTTGCCATTGGTGGACTGGGAGAAATTGGTAAGAACACTTATGGTGTTGAATATCAAGATGAGATTATCATCGTTGATGCTGGGATCAAATTCCCAGAAGATGATTTACTAGGTGTCGACTATGTCATTCCTGACTATAGTTACATCGTTGAAAACCAGGACCGAATTAAGGGTGTTTTCATCACCCATGGTCACGAAGACCATATTGGTGGGATTCCTTTCTTACTCAAACAGGCTAACGTTCCGATTTACGCAGGACCTTTGTCACTGGCTTTGATCCGCGGTAAACTTGAAGAACATGGTCTGTTACGGGATGCCAAATTATTTGAAATCCAACCAGACGATGTCATTGCGTTCAAACACTTGAAACTCTCGTTCTTCCGGACGACTCACTCGATACCTGAACCGATCGCCATGGTCGTTGATACCCCACAAGGTAAGATCGTTGCGACTGGTGACTTTAAATTTGACTTTACCCCTGTTGGTGAACCTGCCGATTTACATCGTATGGCAGCACTTGGTGATGAGGGTGTGTTACTGTTACTTTCGGATTCAACAAATGCTGAAATCCCAACTTTTTCTCATTCAGAAAAAGTTGTCGGCGCGTCTATCCAAAAAATATTTGAACGTATCGAAGGCCGTATTATCTTTGCCTCATTCGCATCAAATATCTTCCGCCTCCAACAAGCTGTTGAAGCTGCCGTAAAAACTGGCCGTAAAATCGTTGTCTTTGGTCGCTCTATGGAAAAAGCAATCGTTAATGGGATTGAACTTGGCTATATCAAAGCACCAAAAGATACCTTCATCGAGCCTGGAGAAGTTAACCAATTCCAACCACATGAATTATTGATCATGTGTACGGGTTCTCAAGGTGAACCGATGGCGGCACTTAGCCGTATCTCTAATGGCATGCACCGTTTTGTTACTCTTCAAATGGGTGATACTGTCGTCTTCTCCTCTAATGCGATCCCTGGTAATACACATGGTGTTAACCAACTGATCAACCGCATTTCAGAAGCTGGCGCTAAGGTTATCTATGGTAAGATGAATAACGTTCATACATCTGGTCATGGTGGACAACAAGAACAAAAACTCATGCTTCGTTTGATCAAACCTAAATATTTCATGCCTGTCCATGGTGAATACCGCATGTTGAAAATCCATTCTGGTCTTGCACAAGATACTGGTGTACTTAAGGAAAACTGTTTCATCTTTGAAAATGGTGATGTTCTTGCCCTCACTGCCGATTCTGCACGACCTGCCGGTCATTTCAATGCACAAGATACTTATGTAGATGGAAATGGCATCGGAGATATCGGTAACGCTGTCTTACGTGATCGCCATGAACTTTCAGAAGATGGTGTCGTACTTGCTGTTGCTACAGTCGACTTCAAGAGCAAGATGATTCTTGCCGGTCCTGATATGCTCAGCCGTGGCTTTATCTACATGCGCGAATCTGGTGACTTGATTCGTTCAGGCCAACGCGTCTTGTTTAATGCTATTCGTAAAGCAATGAATGCTGAAAATGCAAATGAAGCAAGTGTCTCACGTGCCATGACAGAAGCAATCAAACCCTTCTTCTACCGCGAATTAGAACGTGAACCCATCATCATTCCGATGATTTTAACACCTGATAAGAAATAA
- the tsaB gene encoding tRNA (adenosine(37)-N6)-threonylcarbamoyltransferase complex dimerization subunit type 1 TsaB produces MKLLAFDTSSQALSVALCDDDRLLGKIDLNIKKNHSLTLMPAIDFLMKNAGVKPQELDRIAVAMGPGSYTGLRIAVTTAKTLASTLNIDLVGVSSLAAIAANVTVTGKIVPIIDARRQNVYAGVYQDKDLISAEGHMSLEQLLHTLTKEDDLYFTGEIAQFRDSIRQALPNARFIDNPERRLPNAYEIACLGINAVPVNVDFFAPEYLKKVEAEEKWLETHAHDEATDANYIKKI; encoded by the coding sequence ATGAAACTATTAGCTTTTGATACCTCCAGTCAAGCATTATCTGTCGCCTTGTGCGACGATGATCGCTTACTCGGTAAAATTGATCTGAATATAAAGAAAAATCACAGCCTAACCTTAATGCCAGCCATTGATTTTCTAATGAAAAATGCTGGTGTTAAGCCGCAAGAACTAGATAGAATTGCTGTTGCCATGGGTCCAGGCAGTTACACGGGCCTTAGAATTGCCGTAACGACAGCTAAAACACTAGCTAGCACGCTAAATATTGACTTAGTTGGCGTGTCAAGTCTCGCGGCTATCGCAGCAAATGTGACCGTTACTGGGAAGATAGTCCCGATAATAGATGCAAGACGCCAAAATGTCTATGCTGGTGTTTATCAGGATAAAGACTTGATTAGTGCGGAAGGTCATATGTCCCTTGAGCAGTTATTGCACACACTCACGAAAGAGGATGATCTTTATTTTACTGGCGAGATTGCCCAATTTCGCGACAGTATTCGCCAGGCACTACCGAATGCGCGCTTTATAGACAATCCAGAACGGCGCTTGCCAAATGCCTATGAAATTGCCTGTTTAGGCATCAATGCGGTGCCTGTTAACGTGGATTTCTTTGCACCTGAATATTTGAAGAAAGTTGAAGCGGAAGAAAAATGGTTGGAGACGCATGCGCATGATGAAGCAACTGATGCAAACTATATCAAAAAAATTTGA
- a CDS encoding SprT family protein, whose product MISKNETLLAFVRWVSLVDFAKPFEHEARFNGRLRSTGGRFFPKDLHLDFNEKMYDAFSEDVFRQIVQHELVHYHLYRAGKGYRHRDADFKVLLAQVGGLRFAPALPDTSFLVYQCMSCKQMYQRRRKIDLKKYRCGKCGKPLQFVKGKEA is encoded by the coding sequence ATGATAAGTAAAAATGAGACCTTATTAGCCTTTGTTAGATGGGTTTCGCTGGTTGATTTTGCTAAACCTTTTGAGCATGAGGCTAGATTTAATGGTCGCTTGCGGTCTACAGGTGGCCGTTTCTTTCCCAAAGACCTCCATCTAGATTTTAATGAAAAGATGTATGATGCCTTTTCTGAGGATGTCTTTCGGCAGATTGTGCAGCATGAGCTGGTACATTACCATCTATATAGAGCAGGTAAGGGTTATCGTCATAGGGATGCAGATTTTAAGGTCTTACTTGCACAAGTAGGTGGCTTAAGATTTGCCCCCGCCTTACCTGATACGTCCTTCCTCGTTTATCAGTGTATGAGCTGTAAGCAGATGTATCAGAGACGTAGAAAAATTGATCTTAAAAAATATCGGTGCGGTAAATGTGGCAAACCGTTACAATTTGTTAAGGGAAAGGAGGCTTAA
- a CDS encoding RNA polymerase epsilon subunit: MLFKVFYQETKKRSPKRETTHSLYLELDTTDVRSGVIQAREIMRDHTDFHVEFIDAISDEQAEYEKEAAHFSITTF, translated from the coding sequence ATGTTATTTAAAGTCTTTTATCAAGAAACAAAAAAACGTAGCCCTAAACGCGAAACAACCCATTCACTATACCTAGAGTTGGACACAACAGACGTCCGTAGTGGTGTCATCCAAGCACGCGAAATCATGCGTGACCATACTGATTTTCATGTTGAATTCATTGATGCGATCAGTGATGAACAAGCTGAATACGAAAAAGAAGCAGCACATTTTTCAATTACAACCTTTTAA
- a CDS encoding YiiX/YebB-like N1pC/P60 family cysteine hydrolase → MVDDIVTETHLIKGKKKTFTYVRLIDAMTDGVVYSVLDDTRAEKQNSVVLRPKEVTAQQMRQAFSFVKSQLGKPYNLNIGNRNASRNRKDWYCSVLLWAAYKDIGLDIESRANGAWYNEPGVTPRDIRYSSAVAVFDHKFKLSNRNDVKNLTISEKSNRANNEDLAYEKSNPNYYRLYNNYYVLEKQKDGKYRAQTSLYLGGDYYRSADRHLLGGLYEIEMTASAKAHFKGYNYNVGRNRDANYAFQWINYWSTSEISIIYSENIKADVMSLNEGKAEVSQGLNDKGQEVSRVS, encoded by the coding sequence ATGGTTGATGACATTGTAACAGAGACGCATCTTATAAAGGGTAAGAAAAAAACGTTTACCTATGTCAGACTAATAGATGCCATGACAGATGGTGTCGTCTATAGTGTGTTAGACGATACGCGAGCAGAAAAACAAAATAGTGTCGTCTTACGGCCCAAAGAAGTAACGGCGCAACAGATGAGACAAGCATTTTCATTTGTGAAAAGTCAGCTAGGAAAACCATATAATTTAAATATTGGCAATCGAAATGCATCTAGGAATAGAAAAGATTGGTACTGTTCGGTCCTACTATGGGCAGCCTATAAAGATATCGGATTAGATATAGAAAGTAGAGCCAATGGAGCCTGGTATAATGAACCAGGTGTCACACCAAGAGATATTAGATATTCCAGTGCTGTTGCTGTATTTGATCATAAGTTTAAACTAAGTAATAGAAATGACGTCAAAAATCTAACCATATCAGAAAAAAGTAATAGAGCAAATAATGAAGATTTAGCATATGAAAAAAGTAATCCCAATTACTATCGTCTCTATAATAACTACTATGTGCTAGAAAAACAGAAAGATGGTAAGTATCGTGCGCAAACGTCATTGTACTTAGGAGGAGATTATTATAGGTCAGCAGATAGGCATTTATTAGGCGGTTTATATGAAATTGAGATGACTGCCTCAGCTAAGGCTCATTTCAAAGGCTACAATTACAATGTCGGTAGAAACCGAGATGCCAATTATGCTTTTCAGTGGATTAACTACTGGTCGACAAGTGAAATCTCTATCATCTACTCTGAGAATATTAAGGCAGATGTTATGTCCTTAAACGAGGGAAAAGCAGAAGTTAGTCAAGGCTTAAATGATAAGGGACAGGAGGTCTCTAGAGTTAGTTGA
- a CDS encoding Tex family protein, producing the protein MENNEHIKKIADLLTISPKQVNQVLDLTAEGNTIPFIARYRKEVTGELDEVQIKAIVDEHDRVIKLTDRKTAVLAKIEELGKLSDDLKQTILAAEKLSEVEEYYLPYKTKRRTKAMIAKERGLFGLAKVIMQNGDVAGQAETFVNDDVPTAADAIAGALDILSEAISEDVKMRAWVLTELKQNGRLLTSEKDSSLDEKQVFQMYYDFSDSLSDIPNYRVLAVNRGEKLGILTVKFEHNWDKMIAMFENRYNAKQNAHLKTAIHDALKSKIVPAMERNVRAELKERAEDGAIETFGKNLRNLLLVAPLKGKVILGFDPAFRTGAKIAIVDKTGKMLMTTVIYPVKPASAKQIEQAKVELAKLVMTYEVEMIAIGNGTASRESEQFVSDVIKAHHLSAKYVIVSESGASVYSASPIAREEFPDLTVEKRSAISIARRLQDPLAELVKIEPKAIGVGQYQHDVSEKKLTDNLDFVVETVVNQVGVNVNTASASLLAHVAGLNATIAKNIVTYREANGMINSRKEINKVPRLGAKAFEQAAGFLRIPTSDNVLDHTGVHPESYQVVAQLFTELGIDELADEARAKLKQADLKQLAEKLSVGQSTLKDIISDLLKPGRDLRDEFDAPILRSDVLSVKDLRVGQKLEGVVRNVVDFGAFVDIGIKEDGLVHVSRMSKKFIKDPSSVVAVGQIVTVWVYQIDQSRGGKVGLSMIELPPQAKADDK; encoded by the coding sequence ATGGAAAATAATGAACATATCAAGAAAATAGCTGATCTATTGACGATTTCACCCAAGCAAGTCAATCAAGTTTTAGACTTGACTGCCGAAGGCAATACGATTCCCTTTATTGCACGTTACCGTAAAGAAGTGACTGGTGAGTTAGATGAAGTACAGATAAAAGCGATTGTTGATGAACATGATCGTGTGATCAAGTTAACTGATCGTAAGACAGCCGTACTTGCAAAGATTGAGGAGCTAGGCAAGCTGTCTGATGACCTGAAGCAAACGATTCTTGCTGCTGAAAAGTTGTCAGAGGTTGAAGAGTACTATCTCCCATATAAAACCAAGCGCCGTACCAAAGCGATGATTGCCAAAGAACGTGGTTTATTTGGTCTGGCCAAAGTAATCATGCAAAATGGTGATGTGGCTGGCCAAGCTGAGACCTTTGTAAACGATGATGTGCCGACAGCTGCTGATGCCATAGCAGGTGCACTGGATATCTTATCTGAGGCGATTTCTGAGGATGTCAAAATGCGTGCCTGGGTCCTAACTGAGCTCAAGCAGAATGGCCGTTTACTAACCAGTGAAAAAGATAGTAGTCTGGATGAGAAACAGGTTTTTCAGATGTACTATGACTTTTCAGATAGCCTATCAGACATCCCCAACTATCGTGTGCTAGCCGTTAACCGAGGTGAAAAACTTGGTATCTTGACGGTAAAATTTGAGCATAATTGGGACAAGATGATTGCTATGTTTGAGAATCGCTATAACGCCAAACAAAATGCCCATTTAAAAACTGCCATTCATGATGCACTCAAGTCAAAAATCGTGCCAGCCATGGAAAGAAATGTGCGTGCAGAACTCAAAGAACGTGCCGAAGATGGGGCGATTGAAACTTTTGGTAAGAATCTACGCAACTTACTCCTTGTTGCGCCTTTAAAAGGTAAGGTTATTCTAGGATTTGACCCTGCCTTTAGGACAGGTGCTAAAATCGCCATTGTCGATAAGACAGGTAAGATGCTGATGACCACGGTGATTTATCCCGTTAAACCAGCCTCTGCTAAACAGATTGAGCAGGCTAAGGTTGAGTTGGCAAAACTCGTTATGACTTATGAAGTAGAGATGATTGCCATAGGTAATGGGACGGCATCTCGTGAAAGTGAACAGTTCGTGTCTGATGTCATTAAAGCGCATCACTTATCTGCCAAGTACGTGATTGTCTCAGAGAGTGGGGCGTCAGTTTATTCAGCAAGTCCGATAGCACGTGAAGAGTTCCCAGACTTGACTGTCGAGAAACGCTCGGCTATTTCGATCGCTCGTCGCTTGCAGGATCCTTTAGCCGAATTAGTTAAGATAGAACCTAAAGCGATTGGTGTTGGTCAGTACCAGCATGATGTGTCTGAGAAGAAATTAACGGATAATCTGGATTTTGTCGTTGAAACAGTGGTAAACCAAGTCGGCGTTAATGTCAACACGGCAAGTGCCAGTTTACTTGCTCATGTAGCGGGACTTAATGCAACGATTGCTAAAAATATTGTCACCTACCGTGAAGCGAATGGGATGATCAACTCACGTAAGGAAATTAATAAAGTCCCACGTCTGGGTGCCAAAGCATTTGAACAGGCAGCTGGTTTCTTACGTATTCCGACGAGTGATAATGTACTTGATCATACGGGTGTCCATCCAGAATCTTATCAGGTAGTTGCACAACTGTTTACTGAGCTTGGTATCGACGAATTAGCTGATGAAGCGCGTGCCAAACTCAAACAGGCTGATTTAAAGCAGCTAGCTGAAAAGTTAAGTGTTGGTCAGTCGACATTAAAAGATATCATATCTGATTTGTTAAAACCAGGTCGGGACTTACGTGATGAATTTGATGCACCGATTTTGAGATCTGACGTCTTATCTGTTAAAGATTTACGTGTGGGTCAAAAGTTAGAAGGCGTTGTCAGAAATGTCGTTGATTTTGGTGCCTTTGTTGATATTGGGATCAAAGAAGATGGTTTAGTTCACGTCTCTCGTATGTCTAAAAAATTCATCAAAGATCCATCTAGTGTCGTAGCTGTTGGTCAGATCGTAACCGTTTGGGTCTATCAGATAGATCAAAGCCGAGGTGGAAAAGTTGGTCTATCGATGATTGAGTTACCGCCACAAGCTAAAGCTGATGATAAGTAA
- the add gene encoding adenosine deaminase, translating to MSIEQQLIKRTSEVRQMCLSRTELNQLPKIELHCHLDGSISMATIRVLAEKAGISIPEADEALRLKITAPESAESLLDYLAPFDFVLPMLQTQEALELAAYDLISQAKADHVRYIEVRFAPTLHTAGGLSLEQVVVAVTKGLAKGEADFAVKSNALLCGMRHESVATVMTVVDLFSKGELTHVAGFDLAGGEADGYVSGFTSVLETVKERGIPMTLHAGECGCAQNVMDAIKLGATRIGHGVAIKDMPDKWAELIDKKITLEMAPTSNIQTKAIDKAENYPFKTLFDAGVRVTINTDNRTVSDTTLTDEYVKLADWFGFDEAVFRQVARYAFEASFMSPQQRADLADEFIK from the coding sequence GTGTCTATAGAACAGCAATTAATTAAGAGAACAAGTGAGGTTAGACAAATGTGCTTATCGCGTACTGAATTAAATCAACTCCCTAAGATAGAATTGCATTGCCACCTAGATGGCTCGATTTCGATGGCAACGATCCGCGTCTTAGCTGAAAAAGCTGGGATCAGCATCCCAGAGGCAGATGAGGCATTGCGTCTTAAAATTACAGCGCCAGAAAGTGCTGAAAGTCTGTTGGATTATTTGGCGCCATTTGATTTTGTATTACCGATGTTACAAACACAAGAGGCACTAGAGCTTGCAGCCTATGACTTGATTTCGCAGGCAAAGGCAGATCATGTTCGCTATATCGAAGTCCGCTTTGCACCAACGCTCCATACTGCCGGGGGACTTAGTCTAGAGCAAGTCGTTGTGGCGGTAACAAAAGGGTTGGCAAAAGGAGAAGCCGATTTTGCTGTCAAATCGAATGCGTTACTTTGCGGTATGCGGCATGAATCTGTTGCGACAGTTATGACAGTGGTTGACCTATTTTCAAAAGGTGAGTTAACGCATGTAGCAGGATTTGATCTGGCCGGTGGAGAAGCGGACGGTTACGTCTCTGGCTTTACTTCCGTCCTTGAAACGGTCAAGGAACGTGGTATTCCCATGACACTACATGCAGGTGAATGTGGGTGTGCCCAAAATGTCATGGATGCGATCAAGTTAGGCGCTACACGTATCGGTCATGGCGTTGCCATCAAAGATATGCCTGACAAATGGGCTGAGCTGATCGATAAAAAAATTACCTTAGAAATGGCACCAACATCAAATATTCAAACAAAAGCGATAGATAAAGCTGAAAACTATCCCTTTAAGACCTTATTTGATGCAGGTGTTAGGGTAACCATCAATACAGATAATCGAACTGTTTCTGATACCACATTGACAGACGAGTATGTGAAACTTGCCGACTGGTTCGGCTTTGATGAAGCAGTCTTTCGACAAGTGGCCCGCTATGCTTTTGAAGCAAGCTTCATGTCACCGCAACAACGTGCTGACTTGGCAGATGAGTTTATAAAATAA